The uncultured Carboxylicivirga sp. genomic interval AAAATTACCTGAGCCAATTAATTCAAAGTTTGACGAAACACATGCTTCAATTTCGCCTGATAATAATACCATGTATTTTACTAGTAATCGCGAAGGTGGAGTTGGAGGGTTGGATATTTATAGGGTTCGACGTTTGCCAAATGGCGAATGGGCAAAACCTGAAAATATGTCGGTTTTAAATACTCCATATGATGAAGAAACTCCAATGATTCACCCCGATGGCCGAACTCTTTATTTTAGTTCAGAAGGACATAATAGTATGGGTAAATTCGATATTTTTTATTCGCAATTGCAAGATGATGGAGAATGGAGTGCTCCGGTAAATATTGGTTATCCTATTAATACTCCTGATGATGATTTCTTCTTTGTGCCAACAGCTACTCGAAATATAGCTTATTATGCTTCGTCAAAATACGAAGGGAGTTATGGAGGGTCTGATATTTATTTGGTTGAATACGAAGAGCCTGAAATTAATAGATTAGCCGTATTTAAAGGGACTGTTGTTAGTGGTGATGCTCCTTTAGAAAATGTTCGAATCTACGTGAGTGATGCAGAAACAAAAGAAGAAGTAGGTGCTTATAAACCACATCCAGGAACAGGTAAATACGTTTTAATTCTGGAAGCAGATAAAAAGTACAAGGTTGTTTATGCTGGCGAAGGTTACGAAGAAGAAGAAATGTTAGTTGATGTTGAGCGTGAAATGGCTTATAAGAAAAGCGAGAAAACAATGATGCTCGATGATGTACAGATGAAGTATCTGGCTGAACAAAAAGTGGTGGAAGAAGATACAACACCCGTTTCAACAATGGATGTTTCAGATGGAATACCATATTACACTGTTCAGTTTGTATCGTTAAAAGAGCCTGATAAAACAAATGAGTTGTTTGTTAAAAATGGCTTGGATGTGAATCTTATCAAGGTGTATGAGTGTAAAGATGGATGGTTCCGTTATGCTTATGGTAGCTATAAGGGATACAAAGCTACATTAAAAGCAAAAGGTGCTATCTTTGGAGATAAGAAAATATGGGATGATGCGTTTATTCGCGACATTAAGCAATACGACAACTTAGTTAAAGATAAATAATGGAAAAAGAAGAGCTGGTATTAAGAGCTCTGGAACCCACCGATGTAGATTTACTATACAAGTGGGAAAATGATATGAAGATATGGGAGGTGAGCAATACGCTCACCCCTTTTTCTAGGCATCAACTTAAGCTTTACATAGAGCAAGCTCAGTTAGATGTTTATCAAACAAAGCAGCTTCGGTTAATTATCGAACTGGAACCATCGCATAATGCTGTTGGAATGATTGATCTTTTCGATTTTGATGGTTTTCATCAACGTGGGGGTATTGGTATCATCATTCATGAAGATTATCGTAATAAAGGCTATGCTTTTGACGCGCTAGAAATGTTTATTGAATATTGCTTCGACACACTAGGTTTGAATCAATTATATGCCAATATTTCAATCAATAACAAGGCAAGTATTCAGTTGTTCGAGAAAGCAGGTTTTGAACTAATCGGAAATAAAAAAGCTTGGGTTAGAACCAAAAACGGTTTTGTGGATGAGTTAATGTATCAGAAGTTAAGAGACAAGTAAATTTAAAAATCATTATTATAAAAGAAAAAGCCCGGCATCAACCGGGCTTCTTTATTTCGGATATCTTGTGAGATTAAGCTTCCAATTTATCTTTAATTAAGGCAACCGCCTCTTCAATAGCGGTATCTAATCCATCTGCATTTTTACCTCCTGCGGTAGCAAAAAATGGCTGGCCACCACCGCCACCTTGCATACGTTTGGCAGCTTCGCGAACAATGGTTCCGGCATTTAAGTTATTTTCTTTAACCAATTTTTCAGATATCAGAATCGCTAATTGAGGCTTACCATTTACTTCTCCACCTAAAACAACTACAATGTCGTCCTCGGTTTCGTTTTTAATCATATGGGCCAAATCTTTAATCTGATCTGCTATAATTGGTTTAACTCTGCTCGCTATTAAGCTAACGCCATTCACTTCTTTAGCTGTATCGATAATGTTGCGCTTTTCGATGCTCATCACATTTTTCTTCATGCCCTGAACCTCTTTACTCATTACAAGATGCTCTTCTAACAAGTTTTCGATGTTCTTTTTAAGGTTGACAGGGTTTTTAAACATCTGTTGTAACTCCTTAAGTAAACCAAATTGTTGGTTGATGAACTCTTCGGATTTGGCTCCTGTTACAGCTTCAATACGTCGGATTCCGGCAGCAATTGACGATTCGCTAATGATTTTGAAGAACCCTATTTCACCAGTAGCTTTTACGTGGGTTCCTCCACATAATTCAACCGATTCTCCAAATTTGATGGTACGCACTAAGTCGCCGTATTTTTCGCCAAATAAAGCCATAGCACCCATTTCTAGTGCTTTGGGATAAGGAATCTCTCTACTCTCTTCTAAGTTTATATTTTGTCTGATTTTGCTATTTACGATTGTTGCAACTTTTTCTAGTTCTTCCTCTGATACTTTTTGAAAATGTGCAAAGTCGAAACGTAAATATTCAGGATGGACTAAAGAACCTTTTTGTTCAACATGAGTTCCTAATACTTCTCTTAATGCAGCATGTAAAAGGTGTGTTGCAGTGTGGTTATTGGCGGTACTCTGACGATCTTTTTTATTAACGTGCGCTTTGAAAGTTCCATTTATATTCTCTGGAAGTTTCTTCGCAATGTGAACAATTAAGTTATTTTCTTTTTTAGTGTCGATAATGTTTACTTTATCTTCACCTTGCTGGATATATCCCGAGTCACCAACCTGACCACCACTTTCGGCATAGAAAGGAGTAATATTGAATACCAATTGATAAAGCTCCTTGTTCTTTGCCTTTATTTTGCGATATCGTGTAATAAATAATTCAGTTTCAAGGTAGTCGTAACCAATAAATTCTTCGCGGTCGTCTTGCTGTAGAATTTGCCAGTCGTCCGTTTCGATTGAGGTTGCATTACGTGCACGTTCCTTTTGTTTGTCCATCTCAATCTGAAACTCTTCACGGTTAACAACCAGTCCGTTTTCTTTCAGAATTAGTTCTGTCAAATCCAATGGGAATCCAAAAGTATCGTATAATTCAAAAGCCACTTTGCCATGAACTACATTAAAATCCTTGTTTTTGGTATCGGCAATAATTTTATCCAACATATGTATGCCGGTTGATAAAGTTCGTAAGAATGATTCTTCTTCTTCTTTAATCACCTTTTGAACCAATGTTTTTTGAGCCTCCAATTCCGGATAAGCATCACCCATTGTTTCAATTAAGGTATCAACCAGTTTGTAAATAAATGCTTCTTTGCTGTTAAGGAAGGTGTAGCTGTAGCGTACTGCACGACGAAGAATGCGTCGAATTACATAACCTGCCTTATTATTTGAAGGTAATTGTCCATCAGTAATTGAAAAAGAGATGGTTCTAACGTGGTCAGCAACAACGCGCATGGCAATATCTACTTCCTCTTCCTTACCATATTCAAAACCCGATATTTCAGAAATTTTATTTAAAAGAGGTAAGAATACATCGGTGTCGTAATTAGATGTTTTTCCTTGGATAGCACGACATAAGCGTTCGAATCCCATTCCTGTATCCACGTGTTTGTTAGGTAGAGGGACTAATTCACCGTTTGCTTTTCGGTTGAATTGGATAAATACCAGATTCCATATTTCAATTACTTGTGGGTGATCTTTATTAACTAAAGATTTTCCATCCACTTTTGCTCGTTCATCATCCGAGCGCATGTCTATATGTATTTCAGAGCAAGGGCCACAAGGTCCTGTATCACCCATTTCCCAGAAATTATCTTTTTTGTTTCCGTTGATAATACGGTCTTCACTAATCCATTCTTTCCAATTATCTGCAGCTTCGTTATCGCGCTCAACGTTATCTTCCTTGCTACCTTCAAAAACAGTAACGTATAATCTGTCTTTATCAATTTTTAATACTTCGGTAAGGTACTCCCAAGCCCATTCAATGGCTTCTTTTTTGAAATAATCGCCAAACGACCAATTACCTAGCATTTCAAACATGGTGTGATGATAGGTGTCATGTCCAACTTCTTCTAAGTCGTTGTGCTTACCCGATACACGCAAACATTTTTGCGAGTTGGCCACGCGTGGACTTACCGGTGCATTGTTACCAAGAAAAATGTCTTTGAATTGATTCATTCCTGCATTGGTAAACATTAATGTAGGATCGTTCTTAACTACCATTGGAGCAGAAGAAACAATTTTGTGTTCTTTTGAACTGAAAAAATCCCAAAAACTCTTCCTGATTTCTGATGCCGTCATCATGTTATGTTACTTTTATGTCTGTTATTTATTTGCTAACTAAAAGAGCTTAGAATCTGCGACTCTAGCTTGTTGTATCATTTCCAGAAAAGTAAATACTTAAATTTTAATGAGACTCTTCTGCAACGAAAAAAATTTCTTGCAAAGTTAGATTATTTACCTAATTTTGGACGTTTCGAGAATAATTTTTTAACTTTAAAATAAAACTGATCAAAGCATGTCTAAGGTCAAATACAGATACAATCCCGAAACGCTCAGTTATGATCGTATTAAAAAAGGATTTAATTACTATTTTACCCGTGGCTCAATCTATCTTACCTCCTTATTATTGTTAGGTTTCGTACTCTATTTTATATATCCTTATGTTTTTGAGAGTCCGGTAGAAAAGCGTCAAGCCAGGGAAATACAACAGTTATTGTCTCAGTATGATATAATGAATAAGAAGCTGGCTCAGGTGGAGACTGTATTAGAAGACATCGAACTTCGCGATGAAAATATTTACCGAACCATTTTTCAGGCAGACAGTATTCCAACCAGTATTCGTAAAGCAGGTTTTGGTGGTGTAAATCGATACGAACACCTCGAAAGTATGGATAATAAAGACTTGGTGATTGAAACTGCTAAGCGTTTGGATATCGTTATGAAGCAATTGTATGTTCAATCAACTTCTTTTGATGAAGTGATTGAATTGGCAAAACGCAAGGATGAGATGATTCGGTGTGTGCCTGCTATTATGCCAATTGCTAATAAAGATTTAAGACGTACAGCTTCCGGTTGGGGCTATCGAATTCATCCTGTATATAAAGTTAGAAAATTCCATTATGGTATGGATTTTAGTGCACCTAAAGGAACTGAAATTTATGCGACTGGTGATGGTGTTATTTGCAAGATTACGAAT includes:
- a CDS encoding tetratricopeptide repeat protein, yielding MIQRFLLVSITVLFAVQISNAQFRDNKKYKDAVYLMDNKAFEEAKDLFEELLAEDDGDVEVLYNLGYCELSLGNHENSIKHFEKLYSLLPEEEKFGVVSIDAQSFIGMNYQLLLQPEKAIGIYEKVIAEVDSSREDVLSNLRRQIEHCENAIELMAHPVKLDVTNLGSEVNSKYDDHSPLISADESLLLFTSRRASSYSELLPDGQYAERIYYSDKEDGKWDKAKSLKELFRKEGHEAGVCLSVDGTELYIFRNDIGGSNIYKSTYDGEDWSEPVKLPEPINSKFDETHASISPDNNTMYFTSNREGGVGGLDIYRVRRLPNGEWAKPENMSVLNTPYDEETPMIHPDGRTLYFSSEGHNSMGKFDIFYSQLQDDGEWSAPVNIGYPINTPDDDFFFVPTATRNIAYYASSKYEGSYGGSDIYLVEYEEPEINRLAVFKGTVVSGDAPLENVRIYVSDAETKEEVGAYKPHPGTGKYVLILEADKKYKVVYAGEGYEEEEMLVDVEREMAYKKSEKTMMLDDVQMKYLAEQKVVEEDTTPVSTMDVSDGIPYYTVQFVSLKEPDKTNELFVKNGLDVNLIKVYECKDGWFRYAYGSYKGYKATLKAKGAIFGDKKIWDDAFIRDIKQYDNLVKDK
- a CDS encoding GNAT family N-acetyltransferase, with the translated sequence MEKEELVLRALEPTDVDLLYKWENDMKIWEVSNTLTPFSRHQLKLYIEQAQLDVYQTKQLRLIIELEPSHNAVGMIDLFDFDGFHQRGGIGIIIHEDYRNKGYAFDALEMFIEYCFDTLGLNQLYANISINNKASIQLFEKAGFELIGNKKAWVRTKNGFVDELMYQKLRDK
- the alaS gene encoding alanine--tRNA ligase, with protein sequence MMTASEIRKSFWDFFSSKEHKIVSSAPMVVKNDPTLMFTNAGMNQFKDIFLGNNAPVSPRVANSQKCLRVSGKHNDLEEVGHDTYHHTMFEMLGNWSFGDYFKKEAIEWAWEYLTEVLKIDKDRLYVTVFEGSKEDNVERDNEAADNWKEWISEDRIINGNKKDNFWEMGDTGPCGPCSEIHIDMRSDDERAKVDGKSLVNKDHPQVIEIWNLVFIQFNRKANGELVPLPNKHVDTGMGFERLCRAIQGKTSNYDTDVFLPLLNKISEISGFEYGKEEEVDIAMRVVADHVRTISFSITDGQLPSNNKAGYVIRRILRRAVRYSYTFLNSKEAFIYKLVDTLIETMGDAYPELEAQKTLVQKVIKEEEESFLRTLSTGIHMLDKIIADTKNKDFNVVHGKVAFELYDTFGFPLDLTELILKENGLVVNREEFQIEMDKQKERARNATSIETDDWQILQQDDREEFIGYDYLETELFITRYRKIKAKNKELYQLVFNITPFYAESGGQVGDSGYIQQGEDKVNIIDTKKENNLIVHIAKKLPENINGTFKAHVNKKDRQSTANNHTATHLLHAALREVLGTHVEQKGSLVHPEYLRFDFAHFQKVSEEELEKVATIVNSKIRQNINLEESREIPYPKALEMGAMALFGEKYGDLVRTIKFGESVELCGGTHVKATGEIGFFKIISESSIAAGIRRIEAVTGAKSEEFINQQFGLLKELQQMFKNPVNLKKNIENLLEEHLVMSKEVQGMKKNVMSIEKRNIIDTAKEVNGVSLIASRVKPIIADQIKDLAHMIKNETEDDIVVVLGGEVNGKPQLAILISEKLVKENNLNAGTIVREAAKRMQGGGGGQPFFATAGGKNADGLDTAIEEAVALIKDKLEA
- a CDS encoding M23 family metallopeptidase; the protein is MSKVKYRYNPETLSYDRIKKGFNYYFTRGSIYLTSLLLLGFVLYFIYPYVFESPVEKRQAREIQQLLSQYDIMNKKLAQVETVLEDIELRDENIYRTIFQADSIPTSIRKAGFGGVNRYEHLESMDNKDLVIETAKRLDIVMKQLYVQSTSFDEVIELAKRKDEMIRCVPAIMPIANKDLRRTASGWGYRIHPVYKVRKFHYGMDFSAPKGTEIYATGDGVICKITNEARGYGKRVEIDHGFGYKTLYGHMDQFNVKMGQKVKRGDVIGFVGNTGTSTAPHVHYEVIEKGRKVNPQHYYFKEELTAEQYDKMIQISSNSNQTFD